In Moorena sp. SIOASIH, the following proteins share a genomic window:
- a CDS encoding Uma2 family endonuclease, with amino-acid sequence MVKSPTPVITQLPILENGDRLSRVEFERRYHQMPEIRKAELIEGVVYVASPVRVNKHGQPHGRIITWLGTYEAATPGIMLCDNSTVRLDFDNEPQPDALLRIEQDKGGQSRISEDDYIEGAPELIVEVAASSASYDLYDKLRAYRRNGVKEYLVWLTQEQEFRWYVLREGEYVQQQPDAGILSSLVFPGLRLGVEALLAGKMQQVLAVLQEGIDSEMHQEFVARL; translated from the coding sequence GTGGTGAAATCCCCTACTCCCGTAATAACTCAACTACCTATTCTGGAAAATGGCGATCGCTTAAGTAGAGTAGAATTTGAACGACGCTATCATCAAATGCCTGAAATTAGGAAGGCGGAGTTAATTGAGGGGGTAGTTTACGTGGCATCACCAGTTAGGGTCAATAAGCATGGTCAACCTCATGGTAGGATTATTACCTGGCTAGGGACATATGAAGCCGCAACCCCTGGCATCATGCTGTGTGACAATTCTACAGTGCGGCTAGATTTTGATAATGAACCCCAACCAGATGCTTTGTTGCGCATTGAACAAGACAAAGGTGGACAGTCGAGAATTAGTGAGGATGATTACATTGAAGGTGCGCCGGAGTTGATTGTGGAGGTTGCCGCTAGTAGTGCTTCCTATGACCTCTATGATAAGCTGCGAGCCTATCGTCGGAATGGAGTGAAAGAGTATTTAGTTTGGCTAACCCAGGAGCAGGAGTTTCGCTGGTATGTGTTGCGCGAAGGGGAATATGTGCAACAGCAGCCAGATGCAGGTATATTGAGTAGCCTGGTGTTTCCTGGATTGCGCTTAGGGGTGGAGGCTTTATTAGCTGGAAAGATGCAGCAGGTGTTGGCGGTATTGCAAGAAGGGATAGATTCCGAGATGCATCAAGAGTTTGTAGCGCGATTATAG
- a CDS encoding Uma2 family endonuclease has protein sequence MYHTDPPRPPRETMPTMYDLPSEDPEEPGLPDEFHDFQPQLLRETCQPPNYPREEMFIGTDLNLYYDSRHSLWHKRPDWFLVLGVTRAQQQLDLRWSYVVWQEGIAPFLVVELLSPGTEAEDLGQTLRSANKPPTKWQAYEQYMRIPYYVVFDRYDNQLRVFQLMPIQYQAVELSEPKFWFPRLELGLGVWQGKYQETEGLWLRWYDGAGNWIPTSAERAEQEHQRAEQERQRAERLAERLRSLGVNPDDL, from the coding sequence ATGTACCACACTGACCCACCCCGTCCTCCCAGGGAAACTATGCCCACTATGTATGATCTACCTAGTGAAGACCCAGAGGAGCCTGGTTTGCCTGACGAATTTCATGACTTCCAACCCCAGCTATTGCGAGAAACTTGCCAACCTCCCAACTATCCTAGGGAGGAAATGTTCATTGGTACAGACCTGAATTTATATTACGATAGCCGTCATTCGTTATGGCACAAGCGACCGGATTGGTTTCTGGTATTGGGTGTGACTCGCGCTCAACAACAACTTGACCTGCGCTGGAGTTATGTGGTTTGGCAGGAAGGAATAGCCCCATTTTTGGTAGTGGAACTCCTATCACCAGGTACGGAAGCTGAAGATTTAGGACAAACCCTAAGGTCTGCGAACAAGCCACCTACTAAATGGCAAGCTTATGAGCAGTATATGCGGATTCCTTACTATGTAGTTTTTGACCGTTATGACAACCAGTTGCGGGTGTTTCAATTAATGCCCATACAGTATCAGGCGGTAGAACTTTCTGAACCGAAATTTTGGTTTCCAAGGCTGGAATTAGGGTTAGGAGTTTGGCAGGGGAAATATCAAGAAACAGAAGGGTTGTGGCTGCGTTGGTATGATGGCGCAGGTAATTGGATTCCAACTTCAGCAGAACGGGCTGAACAGGAACACCAACGGGCTGAACAGGAACGCCAACGGGCTGAACGATTGGCAGAACGATTGCGTAGCCTTGGGGTCAATCCTGATGATTTGTAA
- a CDS encoding Uma2 family endonuclease, with product MNILTDLVKALLRYQGRDWQSFDPIILRKAGMPGVEPDACFYIQNYQAILGKRRLDLSQDPPPDLALEIDLTSITDINDYSGFQLGEVHILRE from the coding sequence ATGAATATACTGACTGACTTAGTTAAAGCATTGCTACGGTATCAAGGAAGAGATTGGCAGAGCTTTGATCCGATTATCCTTCGGAAAGCGGGGATGCCTGGAGTGGAGCCAGATGCTTGTTTCTACATCCAAAATTATCAAGCAATTTTAGGAAAGCGAAGACTAGACCTGAGCCAAGATCCACCTCCGGACCTCGCCCTAGAAATTGACCTGACTTCAATTACTGATATTAACGACTATAGCGGTTTTCAATTAGGTGAGGTACATATTTTGAGGGAGTAG